TCTGGAGGGTTGCCAACATCTCTTCCGAGCAGCCCTCTAAGTGATGGAATACTTGATTATAGTTGGGCCAATCACGGTTTTTGATGGTTTCACGTAACCGATTCATCACGTTGTAAGTTTGCTTGAGCTCGGGATCAATGTCCAATAAAGCATCAACCACATCAGTGGCAGTCGCTGGATAAGGGAAGTTTGTCCACTTACGGAAAGCTTCGTAGTTGAGGTGATTTTCCGGCGTTAATAATAGTTTCCAATAGCGTTTTAGGGCGTGATACTCGCGTGAGGAAGTCGCCAGGGTTTTCATGAGGCGCACCCGCGTCTTATTAAAAGCTCGATTTAAAGCGTTAACCAAGTGGAACGGATCGATGACAACGATGGCGTTCGGAAAGATCTGCCCCACCAATTTGGGATAGGTATAGTTCATATCGGTGACGATAATTTTCACATTTTCTCGCGCAGCCTGGTCGTAATGCTGGAAATACTTTTGAAGCTGATAGATGGTCCTAAAGGGTAACAGGTCGATCAATTCGTGGGTTTCCGCGTCCATAAATTCAAAGCTCATCGCGCCGGTGGCGCTCTTAGTGCTTTTAACTTCGTCCATGAGGAGAACTTTTGGTAAATAGTGCCAGTTGGTTTGAAAGTCCCGTTCAGCGCGCAAGAGCTGCCGACCAACGAATGAATCCGAAGTGGATAACTCATCGGCAATGTGTTTGAGCGAAACCGGTTCGGTCAGTTTTTCTAAGCATTGTTTGCGGGTCGTATTTGAAATCGTGCAGTGTTTCGGCACCGCATTCGTCTGCGCCAGGAAATTGGTATGACAAGCCTTACAGTGAAAGTTTCGCCGATTGAGACACAGGATAACGGTGCTGCCCAATGTTTTTGCGAATCTAATGGTGGTCTTCCGCCAACCATAGCCAATAATTTGGTGATCATTGATAATCCCACAATTGCGGCATGCCTTGGGGGTGTAGTTTAGGGACCCCACCAATCGAATCACTCCATCATCACCCACTTGTCCTTCCTCAATTATTAAGTGTTCATCATCTATTCCTAACAACATTTTCGTAGTATCATTTGACATAGGGCATTTCCTTTCTTGACTTAATTCTGTGGTGGGAGCAAGTTAACGGACGGGAGATGTCCGCTTTTTTATTCTAATGATAAACAAAAAATCTGTCATCAGTAATAGATAAAAATCTATTACCAACAACAGATATTGTAGAACCAAAAAAGTTGGAGTTTATCTCCAACTTTTTGTGTCCCTTGAGTTACAACCGCGAGTCGATTTGGTTAATTCCCCCGAGAACAGTACCATATTAAATTGCAAAATGGTAATATTAACTTAATACAAATTGTGCGACAAAAGGATATTGAGGAGTGAATTTCATGATTTTGAGTTTCAAAAAATCATTGTATCTTGGCCTGGCAGCAGTTGCGATAGTGGCCGCAGTTGAATTAACAACCACTGATGCCAGTGCCAAATCATATGCTAGAATCACATCCAACCAGGTGATGCAGACAGCCCCGCAGAACCGTAACGTGACGACCAACGGGACCAATGCGCTTTACACCAAAGCCGGTACCCTGCGCGGTGCCCGAATGATTGCGTCTAAGTATACGTTGCAGCGATATGGCAGCTCCAAGCTTTCCAGCCAGTATTTCCGGGCTTACCGGGTCGCCACGACTAATCGGGGTGCGGTTTACTATAAGGTTGTTTCATTCAATGGTGTTTACCGTGGTTGGATCTATGGCGGGCGAGTAAACGGGACCTTTGCCGGTGGTTTGAATCCGGCCAACACAATGGTAAATGCGAATTTGCCTTTGCAAAAGACCGGCTACACGTTGACCAATCCACAGAAATACACACTGTGGGTCGATCCCAAATGGTCACAGTATAAGGCCAAACAATTTGACATGAGCAGCTATAGCGCCAATGACACCTTTACAATTACCGATGCGGCTGTTAAGACCCGCGAACAATATTTATACTATAAAGTCATTGATGATAAAAATTCCGCGATTGTTGGCTGGGTCTATTCAGGTGGCGTGGCAGCTCCTAATTCCCAACAGGCAACTAAAGATAACAGCGTCAAGATTAACTATGTAAATCCAGCCGGCCAGTCCGTTGGGGCTTACACATGGATTATTCAAAAGACAGATCTAAAAGCCGGGGCTACCATGACCGATGGTGACAAGCTGGGGGATATTCTCCAAAACAGCACTCAACTAAGTGATGTGGCCACTAAGAACGTGCCAACCGGGTATAAGATCAGTGCCACCCAAAGCCCAACCAATCAACCGGCTAACTTCACCGTTGGATCAGAGGACTATCTGGTCTATGTCGATCCGATCAAGGCCAACTTCCTATCACCGGTTGCCTATTATCTGACCAATACCGGTCAACAAATTAGCCCATCTCAGCTAGTGGGCAATACCTATCCGATTTTGATAGACGCCCAGATGACGATTTTCTCAAGTCAAACCCAGGGAATCGTGCCAGCTAAAGTCTTTGATAACGCTTTGTTTGCAGACCCTAACAAACTGGCTTCCTTGACCGGCGTTTCGGTGAAGAATGCTGACGGTACGATGACTACACCAATTTATTACTTCAACAAGCAGGCGACAATTGCCGCCAACACAACAGCTAGGTATGGCGATACTTTGAAGCTTTATTATACGCTGCCGCAGAGATAATCTAAGATGGCATTCAAATTCATTGATGAATTTGAATGTCATTTTTGTTTATAAACTATCAAAATACCAGTTCTGAAAGCTTTTTGCTTACTTTTTCCACCGGATTAGCCCATAATATAAATACTCTAAAAAGTAAAGGGAGGCATTTGGATGTCGATTTTAACTGATACCTATGAATTAAATAATGGCATTAAAATTCCCAAAGTGGGCTTTGGTACCTGGCAGATTCCGGGCGGCCAGGATACTTACGACGCTGTCAGCATGGCCCTTCAGGCTGGCTATCGTCACATTGATACCGCAAAAGCCTATCGAAATGAAAAGAGCGTTGGCGAGGCAATTCTTGATTCGAATGTGGACCGGGAAAACGTCTTCGTAACATCAAAATTACCAGCCGCAACCAAGTCCTATGACGGGGCGATTGCGGATTTTCGTTCCACAATGAAGGCCTTGAACCTATCTTATTTGGATTTGTACCTAATTCATGCTCCGTGGCCATGGGGCGAACGGGGATCGACCAACTATGATGAAGCCAATGTGGAAGTCTGGAAAGCCATGCAGGATATTTATGCCAGTGGTGAAGTGAAGGCAATTGGGGTTTCTAATTTTAATGTCCATGATCTTCAAAACATTTTGGCTCATGCTGATGTTCAACCGATGGTGGATCAGATTCGCTACTTCGTCGGCTACACCGAGCCTGAAACAACCCAATTTGCCCAAGATAATGATATCTTGGTGGAGGCATATTCTCCACTTGCCACCGGCGGCATTCTGGAGAACTTAGACATTAAAAAGATTGCTGACAGATACGGCGTGAGCGTCGCGCAATTAGCCATTAAGTTCGTCCTGCAAAATGACGTGCTGCCATTACCTAAGGCAACTCACAAGAACCATATTGAAAATAATACCCAATTAGACTTTACGATTAGTGCAGAAGATATGAAACTTTTGAATGGGCTGACAGCAACTGATATGTAATATAGAGAAATCTTGAACGGATCGCACATTTGCGACCCGTTTTTGTTTGAAATTTGTTACAGTGGAGTTGAATCCTAATTGAAAAGGGGAAAATCATTTATGGCAAATGTATTGATTTTAGGTGCTAATGGGCAAATTGCGAAGTTGGTTGAAAAACAATTGCTCGATGAAACGGACCACCAGTTAACGTTGTTTCTGCGGCAGGCGAACCGGATCACGGTCGCTGATCCCAAACGTGAAACCGTCATTGAAGGGGATGCCACCAATCGACAGGCAATCATCAAAGCCCTCGACGGCATTGATATTGTTTATGCAAATTTGAGTGGCAAAAACATTGAAGACCAGGCCAAGGCAGTTGTCGGTGCCATCGATCGGACCAACGTTCAACGATTGATTTGGATTTCGACTTTGGGAATCTATGACGAAGTTCCCGGTGCGTTTGGCAAATGGAACCATCAGCAGCTCGACGGTGGCTATCTTGAGCCGTATACCGCAGCTGCCAAGGTAGTCGAAAACTCCGATTTGGACTACACGATTATCAGGCCAGCCTGGTTATCGAATAAAGACATTGTGAGTTACGAAACCACCGAAAAAGGTGAACCTTTCAAGGGGACCGAAGTCTCGCGCAAGAGTATTGCCGACCTGGTTGTTAAGTTGATTAACCATCCAAGCCAAGCAATTCGCCACTCTTTGGGTGTCAACCAACCGAATACGGATGGGGACAAACCCAGTTGGTACTGATTGTCTCGATTTGCGTCTGAATGTTATCTAGTAGAACTGTGCGCCAATAAGCAGCTTCCAGTGTATAAGGAAGGCTAACCGCTTATTGGCGCACACTTTTTTGTTCAAAACTTACAACTCTCTAAAAAGGTTTGCGATTTTGTTAAGGAAAGTGCAACTTTATCACTTGGTTTGCGTTTTTAAGTTGCGTTTAAGCTGCCAACGATAATCTAGTGACAATCAATAACGAAGGGAGCAATGCCAATGCCACATCAGCCATTCAAACAAAGGTAAATCATCAAGCAGCACTTCAACAAACATTTCAACTTAACAAAATCGATTCACTAAAAAATGAAACCAAAAAGGAGATCATCAATATGAACTTAAAAACAATCTTATACGCAACCGGTGCCGCAATGGGAATCTTCACAACGAGTGCAGTGACTGGCGCAACTGCCAACGCTGCCGTTACCCCAACCCCACAATCTCAACAAGCTAATAAAACAAATACCAACAGCCAAACAGCTAATGGCAATAAGACCCAATCGAACAACCAGTCCAAGAGTAACACTGATCAAGCTGCTAAGAAGACGGATCAGAGCAAGACGGATCAGAATAAAGCTGCAACGACAACGCCAACCAAAACGCAAACCACACCAGCCAAAACCGGAAACCAAACCACTACGCCAGCCAAGTCAAATTCGAGCAGCAATCAGCAGGCGAATAATTCAACTCCTGCCAAAACTACGACCCCAGCTAAGACAACGAATAGTACAGCCGCTACGACCACATTTGATCAACGAGCCCCAAGGCTAACCGGTTCAGCTTATAAGAGTGAAAATGCCGGGTTTAAACCAACTGTTCAAAATAAGCGCGCTAATAAAAATGTGACTGTCAAATACTCAATTAACACCTACGAATCTGACGGTTCAGCCAGCTCCAAGCCGTTCCAAATTAAGATTTACAAAGACGGCAGCCTTTACAAGACGATTAACGCATCTTCTGGTACCGCAACCGGGTCATTCAGCGCTCCTAAAGGTACTTACACCCTGCGTGTCTACACCAGCCAATCAACTCATTACACTGGCGGTTTATCAGTTGAATAAAAAAATCAAATAAATTTTAGCCATTTAAGCTTCGTTTAAGTTGGCTGAGGTAATCTATAGACAATCAAATAAGAGAGGAGGGAAACACCAAGCAAGCACATCAAACCAAACCCCTAATATGATTTCTAATCAGCTCCCAGATGACTGTCTATGCGAAAGGAAGGATGAACTGTACATGTCAAAAAAGACCCTTTTAAAACCCAAGTTTAAATACGCATACGGTTCCAACCAGCATCAAAGATTTGTGGTCTGGAGCTGCTACTAAAACCAAGTACCGAGTTAATTCAAGACCGAGCGCTGGAACTCACTAACCCATTGAAAGGACTGATGCCATGGAGAATAATCGGATTTACTAGCGTATCACAATATAATATTCACCC
Above is a genomic segment from Lentilactobacillus buchneri containing:
- a CDS encoding ISL3 family transposase, which produces MSNDTTKMLLGIDDEHLIIEEGQVGDDGVIRLVGSLNYTPKACRNCGIINDHQIIGYGWRKTTIRFAKTLGSTVILCLNRRNFHCKACHTNFLAQTNAVPKHCTISNTTRKQCLEKLTEPVSLKHIADELSTSDSFVGRQLLRAERDFQTNWHYLPKVLLMDEVKSTKSATGAMSFEFMDAETHELIDLLPFRTIYQLQKYFQHYDQAARENVKIIVTDMNYTYPKLVGQIFPNAIVVIDPFHLVNALNRAFNKTRVRLMKTLATSSREYHALKRYWKLLLTPENHLNYEAFRKWTNFPYPATATDVVDALLDIDPELKQTYNVMNRLRETIKNRDWPNYNQVFHHLEGCSEEMLATLQTLATHHDEIGNTFTHHYTNGPLEGSNNKIKVIKRTGFGYRNFFRFRLRVLFAFRVHTKRALITK
- a CDS encoding aldo/keto reductase → MSILTDTYELNNGIKIPKVGFGTWQIPGGQDTYDAVSMALQAGYRHIDTAKAYRNEKSVGEAILDSNVDRENVFVTSKLPAATKSYDGAIADFRSTMKALNLSYLDLYLIHAPWPWGERGSTNYDEANVEVWKAMQDIYASGEVKAIGVSNFNVHDLQNILAHADVQPMVDQIRYFVGYTEPETTQFAQDNDILVEAYSPLATGGILENLDIKKIADRYGVSVAQLAIKFVLQNDVLPLPKATHKNHIENNTQLDFTISAEDMKLLNGLTATDM
- a CDS encoding SDR family oxidoreductase: MANVLILGANGQIAKLVEKQLLDETDHQLTLFLRQANRITVADPKRETVIEGDATNRQAIIKALDGIDIVYANLSGKNIEDQAKAVVGAIDRTNVQRLIWISTLGIYDEVPGAFGKWNHQQLDGGYLEPYTAAAKVVENSDLDYTIIRPAWLSNKDIVSYETTEKGEPFKGTEVSRKSIADLVVKLINHPSQAIRHSLGVNQPNTDGDKPSWY